A single region of the Hyphomicrobiales bacterium genome encodes:
- a CDS encoding Tetratricopeptide repeat protein has protein sequence MGIMDLFPARAEGAVCAGQRLLQEQSYREAEAAFVLAHTAEPRAEAPLLGLCRVSYATRNWHDLDRWTRRLLAVAPTHAEGQLLRARAYNAGRQWAPAAAAWAIVAQGRPDWPEAHFQLARALHRSGDPAGADEAGERLAALTPRTALCTDLLGQLALERGWCEAAASFFMTLVQQDPAAAWRRFEALHQARHYRGIAVMARASLEGEPGSDASRALAIRQATEEALRGLSARAMAQERSGHIEEAFQDHAAILLADPGDGPAARGRARIKRILLLAAHDALHAQDWEAAREAFQRVAQLDAGDLDSRVQLGRLMMRLRDWGRAAQLWRRVIAASPVLVEAHVQLARALDRSDDHAAALSQWRDVLALAPDNAEAREMLAQMPRRMLEHVRRLVDAGDLTQAVEALMLARSLSPDDPDLAHRTDHVGRRLLQAMRAAFRSADWEAILALQAATRSLRPDDADVHLLTGRAAMARRQYDLAIAAWSRLGELDPATASMCRLQLARCYTRSGRLAEAQPMVAAILAEKPDHVEAQAMSAQLAAQAPGVKASEGPGFRVGAEPRPDGRRNPAL, from the coding sequence ATGGGCATCATGGACCTGTTCCCGGCCAGGGCCGAGGGTGCAGTTTGCGCCGGCCAACGTTTGCTTCAAGAACAATCCTATCGTGAAGCGGAAGCGGCCTTCGTACTCGCGCATACGGCCGAGCCGCGCGCGGAGGCGCCTCTGCTCGGACTTTGCCGCGTGAGCTACGCCACCCGCAACTGGCACGATCTGGACCGCTGGACGCGTCGCCTGCTCGCGGTGGCGCCGACACATGCCGAAGGCCAGTTGCTTCGCGCCCGTGCTTATAACGCCGGACGGCAATGGGCGCCTGCGGCAGCCGCCTGGGCCATCGTGGCGCAGGGCCGCCCGGACTGGCCGGAGGCGCATTTCCAGCTCGCACGCGCCCTCCATCGCAGCGGCGATCCCGCCGGCGCCGATGAGGCCGGCGAGCGTCTTGCTGCCCTGACGCCGCGCACAGCGCTCTGCACCGATCTCCTAGGCCAGCTGGCGCTTGAGCGGGGATGGTGCGAGGCGGCCGCCAGCTTTTTCATGACCTTGGTGCAACAGGATCCGGCAGCCGCCTGGCGCCGGTTCGAGGCGCTCCACCAAGCCCGCCATTATCGCGGTATCGCGGTCATGGCCCGCGCCTCGCTGGAGGGAGAGCCGGGGTCCGACGCGAGTCGGGCCCTGGCAATCCGGCAAGCAACCGAGGAAGCGCTGCGCGGTCTTTCCGCGCGCGCCATGGCGCAGGAGCGCTCGGGTCATATCGAGGAGGCATTTCAGGACCACGCGGCCATTCTCCTGGCCGATCCGGGCGATGGTCCGGCCGCTCGCGGCCGCGCCCGCATCAAGCGGATCCTTCTTCTCGCCGCCCATGACGCTTTGCACGCTCAGGATTGGGAGGCCGCCCGCGAGGCCTTTCAGCGGGTCGCGCAGCTCGACGCCGGTGATCTCGATAGTCGCGTCCAGCTCGGCAGGCTCATGATGCGGCTGCGCGATTGGGGGAGAGCCGCGCAGCTGTGGCGGCGTGTTATCGCGGCCAGCCCCGTGCTGGTGGAAGCCCATGTTCAGCTCGCCCGCGCACTCGACCGCAGCGACGACCACGCCGCCGCTCTTTCCCAATGGCGCGATGTCCTGGCACTGGCGCCTGACAATGCGGAGGCACGGGAGATGCTCGCGCAGATGCCGCGGCGCATGCTTGAACATGTGCGCAGGCTCGTCGATGCCGGAGATCTCACCCAGGCGGTTGAAGCCCTCATGCTTGCCCGGTCGCTATCGCCCGACGATCCCGATCTCGCCCACCGCACCGATCATGTCGGCCGCCGGTTGTTGCAAGCGATGCGCGCCGCGTTCAGGTCCGCGGATTGGGAGGCAATTCTGGCTCTCCAGGCGGCGACACGATCGCTGCGACCTGACGATGCCGATGTTCATCTGCTGACAGGCCGCGCGGCCATGGCGCGACGCCAGTACGACCTCGCCATCGCGGCCTGGAGCCGGCTCGGCGAACTCGATCCGGCGACGGCGTCCATGTGCCGGCTGCAACTCGCGCGATGCTATACGCGCTCCGGCCGCCTCGCGGAAGCGCAGCCCATGGTCGCCGCTATCCTTGCTGAAAAGCCGGATCATGTGGAAGCGCAAGCCATGTCCGCACAGCTTGCGGCACAAGCTCCGGGCGTCAAAGCAAGCGAAGGCCCTGGCTTTCGCGTGGGCGCCGAGCCTCGGCCGGACGGCCGGCGGAACCCCGCGCTATAA
- a CDS encoding Glycosyltransferase involved in cell wall biosynthesis: MRVPSRSGPPTGPALMSPWPGHVLTLRKQGRQLMDHGAYEAAGRVWESLRRSLPGDAEARHCLGQIRALKSPATATHPTQAALTALAPTQASKVQAEDVLLGIHAAAAARDGLALLAALEATRAALPAAEFGDLVRLHGPSLLQWLSRIDRRDDRREDMERRLAHLIAGHDNLMLSLLRQIAEDRHCETVLSILADFHPSPPPPLQEDVAVPLSLIAAVLPGYAEEADGAALAALLLGASGNHGEAVGWWRRALSLRAEAVNRRGLLATLRAAGDDLGLAREVGAWLTDEAAPEARRAGEQSAIIAAVRHLVQRAQRHGDAAAIAAIEERLVDHRPGMIASWVEASCALARNDGRAALRHLDIAARQACPASDIRLDLHAERALVLMRDHLYGEALEAFSLAGAIEDNALYVRRCRQLQDVASFCGTAAEPLRYPECLVDVIMAEVAARPIAYTPKPRHVVMVSGSLGQGGGERQTQTMVRRLLNEPSIKRLTLLIRSVHLKAGDDFFFDAVKALPVAHHVYGREWSRPSDIATALPELANRPRLARAIALLPHNMREDMVRLCRALWDLRPQAVHIWQDMHAAALACHVAGVPHFFIHRGSLSPDYWAQNGHQTATHFRPMRHCYRRLLERPDFVILNNSRAGCRTDQQWLGWPDASRFRVIYNAVDFAALGADVSRNLALRETLGIADPAAPIIGGSFRLQPVKRPLWWAEAARLILKAVPEAHFLIIGDGDMTEAVAAFAANHGFGAHFHLPGRVLNVGDWYRVMDVKLLTSEREGIPNAIIEAQHFGVPVVATDVGGVAEAIADGESGLVVAAQSPAHYAEAVIRILRDPAWQARARQCAPVHVHTTFSLDAVVAQLLGLYGLPRGARAVRRRRCAAAREYG, from the coding sequence ATGCGCGTCCCCTCCCGATCCGGCCCGCCAACCGGCCCCGCCCTGATGTCCCCTTGGCCGGGGCACGTGCTGACGCTTCGCAAGCAGGGGCGTCAGCTGATGGATCATGGCGCGTACGAGGCAGCGGGCCGTGTGTGGGAAAGCCTGCGGCGCAGCCTGCCGGGAGACGCGGAAGCACGCCACTGCCTGGGGCAGATCCGCGCGCTGAAATCTCCCGCGACGGCAACGCATCCGACCCAAGCCGCGCTGACCGCCCTCGCACCGACGCAAGCCTCCAAGGTTCAGGCTGAGGATGTGCTGCTCGGCATTCACGCCGCAGCCGCAGCAAGGGACGGCCTCGCGCTGCTCGCCGCGCTGGAGGCCACGCGGGCGGCTCTTCCCGCCGCTGAGTTCGGAGACCTTGTCAGGCTGCACGGTCCTTCGTTGCTGCAATGGCTCAGCCGGATCGATCGCCGCGACGACAGACGCGAAGATATGGAGCGGCGTCTGGCCCATCTGATCGCGGGCCACGACAATCTCATGCTGTCCCTGCTGCGGCAGATTGCGGAGGACAGGCACTGCGAAACGGTCCTCTCGATCCTCGCTGACTTTCACCCCTCGCCACCACCTCCCCTGCAGGAGGACGTGGCAGTCCCGCTCAGCCTCATCGCCGCAGTCCTGCCTGGCTATGCGGAAGAGGCTGATGGCGCAGCACTCGCCGCGCTCCTTCTCGGGGCCAGCGGAAACCACGGCGAGGCCGTCGGCTGGTGGCGAAGAGCCCTCTCCCTGCGCGCCGAAGCCGTCAACCGCCGTGGCCTCCTTGCCACCCTGCGCGCCGCCGGCGATGACCTCGGCCTCGCACGGGAGGTCGGGGCCTGGCTGACGGATGAGGCTGCGCCCGAAGCACGGCGAGCAGGCGAACAGAGCGCCATCATCGCGGCCGTGCGCCATCTCGTTCAACGCGCTCAGCGGCATGGCGACGCCGCCGCTATCGCCGCTATCGAGGAGCGCCTTGTCGATCACCGGCCCGGGATGATCGCGTCCTGGGTCGAAGCGAGCTGCGCGCTCGCTCGGAACGATGGCCGCGCCGCCCTGCGTCACCTCGATATCGCGGCGCGTCAGGCTTGCCCCGCTTCAGACATCCGGCTCGATCTCCACGCCGAGCGCGCGCTTGTCCTGATGCGGGACCATCTCTACGGCGAAGCGCTGGAAGCTTTCAGTCTCGCCGGAGCGATCGAAGACAATGCGCTCTATGTCCGCCGGTGCCGGCAGCTGCAGGATGTCGCGTCCTTCTGCGGCACCGCCGCCGAGCCGTTGCGCTATCCCGAATGCCTCGTCGACGTGATCATGGCGGAGGTGGCGGCCCGCCCCATCGCTTACACACCGAAGCCACGCCATGTCGTGATGGTGTCCGGCTCCCTGGGGCAAGGCGGCGGTGAGCGTCAGACCCAGACGATGGTGCGGCGTCTGCTCAACGAGCCCAGCATCAAACGGCTGACGTTGCTCATACGCTCGGTTCATCTCAAGGCCGGCGATGATTTCTTTTTCGACGCTGTGAAGGCCCTGCCCGTCGCGCATCACGTCTATGGCCGCGAGTGGTCACGGCCCAGCGACATCGCGACGGCGCTCCCTGAACTCGCCAACCGCCCTCGCCTCGCCCGGGCCATCGCGCTTCTGCCCCACAACATGCGCGAGGACATGGTGAGACTATGCCGGGCCCTTTGGGACCTCCGTCCGCAAGCCGTTCATATCTGGCAGGACATGCATGCGGCGGCACTGGCATGCCATGTCGCGGGCGTGCCCCATTTCTTCATCCATCGCGGCTCGCTCTCGCCAGACTACTGGGCGCAGAACGGCCACCAGACCGCCACGCATTTCCGCCCGATGCGGCATTGCTATCGCCGGCTTCTCGAGAGGCCCGATTTCGTGATCCTGAATAATTCGCGGGCCGGCTGCCGCACCGACCAGCAATGGCTTGGCTGGCCTGACGCGAGCCGCTTCCGGGTCATCTACAATGCGGTCGACTTCGCCGCGCTGGGCGCGGATGTGAGCCGGAATCTCGCCCTTCGCGAAACACTCGGCATTGCCGATCCGGCCGCGCCCATCATCGGCGGCTCGTTTCGCCTGCAGCCGGTGAAGCGTCCGCTGTGGTGGGCGGAAGCCGCGCGCCTCATCCTCAAGGCCGTGCCGGAGGCGCATTTTCTCATCATCGGCGATGGGGACATGACGGAGGCTGTCGCCGCCTTCGCGGCCAACCATGGCTTTGGCGCCCACTTCCACCTGCCCGGCCGCGTCTTGAATGTCGGCGACTGGTATCGCGTCATGGACGTCAAGCTGCTCACATCAGAGCGCGAGGGCATCCCCAATGCCATCATCGAGGCGCAGCATTTCGGCGTGCCGGTCGTCGCGACCGATGTCGGCGGTGTGGCGGAGGCCATCGCCGACGGTGAAAGCGGCCTTGTCGTCGCCGCGCAATCGCCCGCGCACTATGCGGAAGCCGTCATCCGCATCCTGCGTGATCCCGCCTGGCAGGCCAGAGCGCGGCAATGCGCGCCGGTCCATGTCCATACCACATTCAGCCTGGACGCTGTTGTCGCGCAATTGCTCGGGCTCTACGGCCTGCCCAGAGGGGCCCGCGCCGTCAGACGACGCCGATGCGCAGCAGCTCGTGAATATGGATGA
- the kdsA gene encoding 2-dehydro-3-deoxyphosphooctonate aldolase yields the protein MTQSPLDVVEIGQRPSGQISTAPVRIGNALPLAVIAGPCQMESRQHALETAHALKEIATRLGIGLVYKTSFDKANRTSAKAARGIGLHDALPIFAEIRSAVGLPVLTDVHDAGQCADVAEVVDVLQIPAFLCRQTDLLLAAAATGRVVNVKKGQFLAPWDMKNVVAKLTGAGNPQVLLTERGVSFGYNTLVSDMRSLPIMARTGAPVIFDATHSVQQPGGQGDSSGGEREFVPVLARAAVAVGVAAVFIETHQDPDHAPSDGPNMVPLNQFEALLGSLMAFDRLAKGGLTTGGIEAFAKGQQA from the coding sequence ATGACCCAATCTCCTCTTGACGTGGTTGAAATTGGCCAGAGACCTTCGGGGCAGATCTCGACCGCTCCGGTTCGGATCGGCAATGCGCTGCCGCTTGCCGTTATCGCGGGTCCCTGCCAGATGGAAAGCCGCCAGCACGCGCTGGAAACGGCCCATGCCTTGAAGGAGATCGCCACGCGGCTTGGTATCGGGCTCGTCTACAAGACGTCCTTCGACAAGGCCAACCGCACCAGTGCCAAGGCGGCGCGCGGCATCGGCCTTCATGATGCCCTGCCGATTTTCGCCGAAATTCGCAGCGCGGTCGGCCTGCCGGTGTTGACCGACGTGCACGATGCAGGCCAATGCGCTGACGTGGCTGAAGTTGTCGATGTGCTGCAGATTCCAGCCTTCCTGTGCCGGCAGACGGATCTGCTGTTGGCCGCCGCCGCGACCGGACGTGTGGTGAATGTCAAGAAGGGGCAATTCCTCGCACCCTGGGATATGAAGAACGTCGTGGCGAAGCTGACCGGCGCCGGCAATCCCCAGGTGCTCCTGACGGAGCGGGGCGTATCCTTCGGCTACAATACGCTTGTCTCGGACATGCGCTCCCTTCCCATCATGGCGCGCACCGGTGCGCCCGTCATTTTCGATGCGACCCATTCGGTGCAGCAACCCGGCGGCCAAGGCGACAGCTCCGGCGGCGAGCGGGAATTCGTGCCGGTGCTCGCCCGCGCCGCTGTTGCCGTGGGGGTGGCGGCGGTATTCATCGAAACGCATCAAGATCCCGACCATGCGCCATCGGATGGCCCCAATATGGTTCCACTCAACCAGTTCGAGGCGTTGCTCGGCTCCCTCATGGCGTTCGACCGCCTGGCAAAAGGCGGCTTGACCACGGGCGGGATCGAAGCTTTCGCGAAAGGACAGCAGGCGTGA
- a CDS encoding Glycosyltransferase involved in cell wall biosynthesis, whose protein sequence is MVQRNARGDGIPTGSKGAAGAASAAREQACAAHLLAAGITRFRAGDLAGAYPLLHRAQARRPHDPEALRWLARALRGLARPDEAVASWRRLLLLLPEDFEALFRSGEAGLRELSQATCEAVFHPDLPENKEIGRLRDGNPGERPLVSTPPDPQSGFISSADAEACLLRAVALQLQDIRPLRLLAQHYVWSGRLTAARALLHNALHRTPREAASWHLALELIGACGRQGLKTRILRRLQHRVSASPELADRLFLADLLSMAGAARSACDLLEPLAAQGALRGEALRRLGLLALAQGNIARASAHARRDGAPSALSETVAACLAHQRHIQARGGLTARPTSDWIGDWLAGVARMRRARRPLAYDARPGAIVHVLNSLAAGGTERQCTLIAQEQARQGRDVWVFCTDPQRGGRGAFFRAALLQAGGRVATLADYGADAEAIARTVPLLAAPPEPLRALVNLREIAHVAAAIAGLRPEIVQAWTPQTSAHAAIAGIVAGVPGIVLRGGSVAPASRGDEDEAETTRNARLCRLLRAALDDRSVKLANNSQRNLDDWLDWPGLDAGALGERAVVVPNAIDSRWLRRGRRGSRGPLRRRYGLAPDAVVIGGVMRLEREKDPLLWLEVLAHLCDWHPNVHGLLIGDGRLRPLIEAEVARRGLGSRITLTGLVADELADHYDMFDLLLLTSHFEGLPNVLIEAHARGVPVVAPDVGGVAAAMLPGETGLLASSRDAGALAAAVVAIHADDGRRRGMAKAGRRFASRFLPETIAARWEAVYGWPPE, encoded by the coding sequence GTGGTGCAGCGGAATGCGCGCGGGGACGGTATTCCCACAGGCTCCAAAGGCGCTGCTGGCGCGGCGTCGGCAGCCCGGGAGCAGGCCTGCGCGGCGCACTTGCTGGCCGCTGGCATCACCCGCTTCCGCGCAGGCGACCTTGCGGGCGCCTATCCTCTTTTGCACAGGGCACAGGCGCGACGACCGCATGACCCCGAGGCCTTGCGCTGGCTGGCTCGCGCGCTGCGTGGGCTTGCTCGGCCGGATGAGGCAGTCGCGTCGTGGCGGCGGCTGCTCCTGTTGCTGCCGGAGGACTTCGAGGCCCTTTTTCGATCAGGAGAAGCCGGTCTTCGGGAGCTATCCCAGGCAACGTGCGAAGCGGTTTTCCATCCGGACTTGCCAGAAAACAAGGAGATTGGGCGCCTGCGCGACGGAAATCCGGGCGAGCGACCTCTCGTATCGACACCGCCGGATCCTCAATCAGGCTTCATAAGCTCGGCTGATGCTGAAGCCTGTCTCTTGCGGGCTGTCGCGCTTCAACTCCAGGATATTCGTCCGCTGCGTCTCCTCGCGCAGCATTATGTCTGGTCCGGCCGCCTGACTGCGGCGCGAGCGCTCTTGCACAATGCCTTGCACAGGACCCCGCGGGAGGCCGCATCCTGGCACCTCGCGCTCGAACTTATCGGTGCTTGCGGCCGTCAGGGGCTGAAGACCCGTATCCTGCGTCGATTGCAGCACCGTGTCTCGGCCTCCCCAGAGCTCGCGGACCGCCTCTTCCTCGCTGACCTGCTCTCGATGGCAGGCGCGGCGCGGTCGGCGTGTGACCTCCTCGAGCCGCTCGCGGCCCAGGGAGCGTTACGCGGTGAAGCGCTTCGGCGCCTTGGCCTGCTCGCCTTGGCGCAGGGCAACATCGCACGCGCTTCAGCCCATGCGCGTCGAGACGGGGCGCCCTCTGCCCTGAGCGAAACCGTCGCGGCATGTCTGGCGCACCAGCGTCATATTCAAGCGCGCGGCGGCCTGACAGCGCGGCCCACCAGCGACTGGATCGGCGACTGGCTTGCGGGCGTCGCGCGGATGAGGCGGGCACGGCGGCCACTCGCTTACGACGCGCGTCCGGGCGCGATTGTTCATGTCCTCAATTCGCTCGCGGCGGGCGGCACCGAGCGCCAGTGCACGCTGATCGCCCAGGAGCAGGCGCGGCAGGGGCGCGACGTTTGGGTGTTCTGCACGGACCCGCAACGGGGCGGACGCGGCGCATTTTTCCGCGCGGCGCTGCTGCAGGCCGGGGGGCGGGTTGCGACACTGGCCGACTATGGGGCCGATGCGGAGGCGATCGCACGGACGGTGCCCTTGCTCGCCGCGCCGCCGGAACCTCTCCGTGCGCTCGTCAATCTGCGCGAGATAGCCCATGTCGCGGCCGCTATCGCCGGGCTGCGGCCGGAGATCGTGCAGGCCTGGACACCGCAGACGTCCGCGCATGCCGCGATTGCCGGGATCGTCGCGGGCGTCCCAGGCATCGTCCTGCGTGGTGGCAGTGTCGCTCCTGCCAGCCGTGGGGACGAAGACGAGGCGGAAACCACCCGTAACGCGAGGCTGTGTCGCCTGCTGCGGGCTGCCCTGGACGATCGCAGCGTCAAGCTCGCCAATAACAGCCAGCGGAATCTCGACGACTGGCTCGATTGGCCGGGCCTTGACGCTGGTGCTCTCGGCGAGCGGGCGGTCGTGGTGCCGAATGCTATCGACTCCAGATGGCTGCGGCGTGGGCGCCGCGGGAGCCGCGGTCCTTTGCGCCGTCGATACGGGCTCGCCCCGGACGCGGTTGTCATAGGCGGCGTCATGCGGCTGGAGCGGGAGAAGGATCCGCTGCTGTGGCTTGAAGTGCTGGCGCACCTGTGTGACTGGCATCCCAACGTCCACGGGCTGCTGATCGGCGATGGCCGGCTGCGACCGCTCATCGAGGCGGAGGTGGCGAGACGGGGGCTGGGCAGCCGCATCACCCTGACCGGCCTGGTGGCCGACGAACTTGCCGATCACTACGACATGTTCGATCTTCTGCTGTTGACCTCCCATTTCGAGGGGCTGCCGAATGTCCTCATCGAGGCGCACGCGCGCGGCGTGCCGGTGGTGGCGCCGGATGTAGGCGGCGTGGCGGCCGCGATGCTGCCGGGAGAAACGGGCCTTCTCGCTTCCAGCCGTGACGCTGGAGCACTCGCCGCCGCGGTCGTAGCCATCCATGCGGACGACGGGCGACGGCGGGGCATGGCCAAGGCGGGACGGCGCTTCGCTTCCCGCTTTTTGCCCGAGACCATTGCCGCGCGATGGGAGGCGGTGTACGGCTGGCCGCCAGAATGA
- the kdsB gene encoding 3-deoxy-manno-octulosonate cytidylyltransferase, whose translation MNPIVVIPARRAATRLPGKPLADIAGEPMIVHVWRRAIEADVGSVLVATDDDEIADAIRAVGGEAVLTRSDHPSGSDRVFEAISLRDPDQHYDVIVNIQGDLPTVARDTIRDAMAPLGDADVAIGTPVVEITVEEEKTAPSVVKMIGSPIGPRRFRALYFTRATAPSGEGPLYHHIGLYVWRRAALARFIALPPSPLELREKLEQLRAIEAGMRIDAVEVDAVPLGVDTQADLERARRIFAETAGVR comes from the coding sequence GTGAATCCGATCGTCGTCATTCCCGCGCGTCGTGCCGCGACCCGGCTGCCGGGCAAGCCCCTGGCGGATATCGCCGGCGAGCCCATGATCGTCCATGTCTGGCGCCGCGCGATCGAGGCTGATGTCGGGTCCGTGCTGGTCGCGACCGACGATGATGAGATCGCGGACGCGATCCGCGCCGTTGGCGGTGAGGCGGTTCTGACGCGCTCCGACCATCCCTCGGGCTCCGACCGTGTCTTCGAGGCGATCTCGCTGCGCGATCCGGATCAGCACTACGACGTAATCGTCAATATCCAGGGTGATTTGCCGACCGTTGCCCGCGATACGATCCGCGATGCGATGGCGCCGCTCGGCGATGCGGATGTCGCGATCGGCACGCCTGTGGTGGAGATCACTGTCGAGGAAGAGAAGACCGCGCCGAGCGTCGTTAAGATGATCGGTTCGCCGATCGGCCCGCGCCGCTTCCGCGCGCTCTATTTCACGCGTGCCACGGCGCCGTCGGGCGAGGGGCCTCTGTACCATCACATCGGTCTTTATGTGTGGCGCCGGGCCGCGCTAGCGCGCTTCATCGCCCTGCCGCCATCCCCCCTCGAACTGCGAGAGAAGCTGGAGCAGCTGCGTGCGATCGAAGCCGGCATGCGTATCGATGCCGTCGAGGTCGACGCGGTGCCATTGGGCGTCGACACCCAGGCCGACCTCGAGCGCGCGCGCCGCATCTTCGCTGAAACGGCGGGAGTGCGGTGA
- the kdsD gene encoding Arabinose 5-phosphate isomerase KdsD, with translation MAELSVVTSASPQAGDDALDMARRTLRLEMDGLAAIDTALTGETGERLREAISLIHRSAGRVIVTGIGKSGHIGRKIAATLASTGTAAYFVHAAEASHGDLGMIHDTDVVLVLSWSGETAELSDIIDYTHRFKVPLIAITSRESSTLARAADIALVLPAMPEACPNGQAPTTSTLMQLAVGDMLATCLLSNRGFSADDFRRYHPGGKLGARLKRARDVMVQGEAMPLVAEDASLSQAVLTMSSKRLGVTGVINADGELAGLITDGDLRRTFKNGFSDCPVADVMTRKPITVTEDTLVQEVLALMNSASITVLFVMDGKRPVGVIHIHELLRIGVV, from the coding sequence ATGGCAGAGCTTTCTGTCGTCACCTCGGCCAGCCCACAGGCCGGAGATGATGCGCTGGACATGGCGCGCCGTACCCTGCGCCTCGAGATGGACGGGCTCGCGGCCATCGACACCGCATTGACCGGTGAGACCGGCGAGCGCCTGCGCGAGGCGATCTCACTCATCCACAGAAGCGCTGGCCGAGTCATCGTGACCGGTATCGGCAAGTCCGGCCACATCGGTCGCAAGATTGCGGCGACGCTGGCTTCCACGGGCACGGCCGCCTATTTCGTGCATGCCGCGGAGGCGAGCCACGGTGATCTCGGCATGATCCACGACACCGACGTGGTGCTGGTGTTGTCCTGGTCCGGCGAAACGGCGGAGCTGTCGGATATCATCGACTACACCCATCGCTTCAAGGTGCCGCTGATCGCCATCACGTCACGTGAGAGCAGCACTTTGGCGCGCGCCGCGGATATCGCGCTGGTGCTGCCGGCCATGCCGGAAGCCTGTCCCAACGGTCAGGCGCCCACAACCTCGACGCTCATGCAACTGGCCGTCGGCGACATGCTGGCCACGTGCCTTCTCTCTAACCGGGGTTTTTCGGCTGATGATTTTCGCCGCTACCATCCTGGCGGGAAGCTGGGCGCGCGCTTGAAGCGTGCCCGGGACGTGATGGTTCAGGGAGAGGCGATGCCCCTTGTCGCCGAGGACGCGAGCCTGTCGCAGGCGGTCCTCACCATGTCGTCGAAGCGTTTGGGCGTCACGGGCGTCATCAATGCGGATGGCGAGCTGGCCGGGCTCATCACGGACGGAGACCTGCGCCGCACGTTCAAGAACGGCTTCAGCGACTGCCCGGTGGCCGACGTCATGACACGCAAGCCTATCACCGTCACGGAAGATACGCTGGTGCAGGAGGTGCTCGCCCTGATGAACTCCGCGAGCATCACCGTCCTCTTCGTGATGGACGGCAAGCGCCCCGTCGGCGTCATCCATATTCACGAGCTGCTGCGCATCGGCGTCGTCTGA